ATGGCCCGGGCAATGGCCAGCTGCTGGCGCAGGCCCGCGGAAAGTTTTCCGCCGCGCTCCCCTACAATTGTTTCGTATCCCCCGGGAAAGCCAGTAATGGTCTCATGTATGCCCGCTGCTCTGGCTGCTGCTTCGACCTCCTCGTCCGTGGCACCCTGCTTGCCCACGCGGATATTTTCGCGGATTGTGGTATTGAACAGCACGGTGTCCTGGAATACAATACTCATGTGCTGGCGCAGGGAATCCAGCGTCACCTTCCGCAGGTCCACCCCGTCGATGCAGATGGTGCCTTCCTGCGGATCGTAGAACCGCATCAGAAGATTGAGCACCGTGCTCTTGCCGCTTCCGCTCGGTCCTATAAAATTCACCGAACTTTTTATGGGAATGGAAAAGGTCACATTTTTAAGATGCACCTGGCCTTCCGTATAGCCGAACGACACGTTGTTAAATGATATCTCGTGGCCAGGGCGGGGCAGCGGAACAGCGTCTGGCGCGTCCGTGATATCGGGCTTTTCTTGAAGGAGTTGCTCGATTTTCTGCATGCCGCCGGTGGCGCGCACCAGGTATGGTATGCTCCAGGTCAGCTCGTTGATAGCGATAACCAGACCCGAAAGCAGTACCTGGAACGAAACAAGACCGCCAATGGTCAGGTAGCCGAAAAAGGTGAGCAGACTGCCGCCCGCTATGGTGAGCATGCCGAATATGGCGGCGCACCGGCCGGGCACCCGGTCCGTGAGGTAGGAAAGAAAACACGCTCGCATGGTTAAATGGAAGAAATTCACCATCTGCAACTTAAAGCGCTCGGCCACCATGTTTTTCAGCCGGAACGCCTTGATCGCCTGCTGCATGCCTATCACGTCCTGAAGTATGGCCGTAATGCGCGCCTGTTCCCTTTTCATGCGGACATCGGCCTGCGCGGCGGGCTTTTCGATGCGCTGTTCGGCGCGGTAGCTTACAAAAATGCCAAAGATGACAAACATCGCAAGCTTCCATTCCAGGGCGAACAAAAGACCCAGTGTGAACAGGACCATCATCAGCTGGCTGATGGCCAGGGGCAGGCAAAGCATGACCGTGTTTTCAACGGCAGCCAGGTCGGTAGTGAACCGCGACGTGATTTCACCTGCCGAGATCCGGCCAAAAAAGCTCATGGAAAGGCTCTGCAGGTGGCGGTACATACTGAAGCGGAGATCGTTGAGGATTTTTACCGCAAGGCGGGCATACAGCCAGTCCGTGACCACCTGCATCAGGGCCGCAGCAACCATGGCAAAAACTAGGATGCCGAGCGTCAGCATCAGGACGCGGAAATTGTGCGGGATAAGCGCATCATCGGTAATGAACTTGAATCCCAGGGGCAGCGCTGCTTCAACGCCCAGGCAGGCGAGGATCAACAGCAGAAACACTCTCATCTGATTGCGGTACGGCCTGCTCCATCCCAACAGGGCTTTTAAAAAACCCGATATTTTCATTCCCGGTTCTGTTTTTTTGTCTGCTGCCGCTTCCATACCCCAGTGCCGGCCCGGGCCAGGGATGGATCTTTTAGGCGCCTCTCCCGAGGCGCGCATTTCCTCTACTTGGCTGATGGCTAGCGCCGAGCGGATGCGCACCTGCAAAAGGGCCGGGTCGAACGGCTTGGAAAGGTGGTCAACGGCCCCCA
The DNA window shown above is from Thermodesulfobacteriota bacterium and carries:
- a CDS encoding response regulator, producing the protein MAPCKTLLVVDDEKLPRTLLCVNLKEAGYQVLEAEDGRAALSLLREQAIDVVLLDLVMPEMDGFQVLRKMKADNELKDIPVVVVSASDDMNSVVKCLEMGAVDHLSKPFDPALLQVRIRSALAISQVEEMRASGEAPKRSIPGPGRHWGMEAAADKKTEPGMKISGFLKALLGWSRPYRNQMRVFLLLILACLGVEAALPLGFKFITDDALIPHNFRVLMLTLGILVFAMVAAALMQVVTDWLYARLAVKILNDLRFSMYRHLQSLSMSFFGRISAGEITSRFTTDLAAVENTVMLCLPLAISQLMMVLFTLGLLFALEWKLAMFVIFGIFVSYRAEQRIEKPAAQADVRMKREQARITAILQDVIGMQQAIKAFRLKNMVAERFKLQMVNFFHLTMRACFLSYLTDRVPGRCAAIFGMLTIAGGSLLTFFGYLTIGGLVSFQVLLSGLVIAINELTWSIPYLVRATGGMQKIEQLLQEKPDITDAPDAVPLPRPGHEISFNNVSFGYTEGQVHLKNVTFSIPIKSSVNFIGPSGSGKSTVLNLLMRFYDPQEGTICIDGVDLRKVTLDSLRQHMSIVFQDTVLFNTTIRENIRVGKQGATDEEVEAAARAAGIHETITGFPGGYETIVGERGGKLSAGLRQQLAIARAILPDPAILLLDDVTSAQDTTTTSQIDRLLEQLGRDRTVISVTHRLEAAPRVRSVFVFNEGHLVEQGPHTELLRNGGTYAQLWQKQTPAGIYKKFETGHHAP